One window of the Ictidomys tridecemlineatus isolate mIctTri1 chromosome 11, mIctTri1.hap1, whole genome shotgun sequence genome contains the following:
- the Rusc1 gene encoding AP-4 complex accessory subunit RUSC1 isoform X3, with protein MAEAQSGTGQLQEQKKGLLIAVSASVDKIISHFGAARNLVQKAQLGDSRLSPDVGHLVLTTLCPALHALVADGLKPFRKDLITGQRRSSPWSVVEASVKPGSSSSLGSLYSQVSRLAPLSSSRSRFHAFILGLLNTKQLELWFSSLQEDAGLLSLLYLPTGFFSLARGGCPSLSTELLLLLQPLSVLTFHLDLLFEHHHHLPLGQPQAPAPPGPPPALQQTVQAMLHWGGRLAQSLRGTSGEGAPNPSPPPSPPTPVSWWEQLTQASRVYASGGTEGFPLPRWGPRRQGPAAEGTQERPLPAEEVAPGRSVWLGRLFGVPGVPTETENGALKSRRPSSWLPPTVSVLALVKRGAPVETPSPEELVASVPSMAQAHRAVRALCDHTAAGPDQLSFRRGEVLRVIATVDEDWLRCGRDGTEGLVPVGYTSLVL; from the exons ATGGCAGAAGCCCAGAGTGGGACTGGGCAGCTGCAGGAGCAGAAAAAAG GTCTCCTGATAGCTGTCAGTGCCTCAGTGGATAAAATCATCTCGCACTTCGGGGCTGCCCGGAACCTGGTTCAGAAG GCCCAGTTGGGGGATAGCAGGTTGAGCCCGGATGTGGGGCACCTGGTGCTGACCACCCTCTGCCCAGCCCTGCACGCCCTGGTGGCAGACGGGCTAAAGCCTTTCCGGAAAGACCTTATCACCGGGCAGCGCAGAAGCAGTCCCTGGAGTGTAGTGGAGGCATCTGTGAAGCCAG GCTCCAGCAGTTCCCTGGGGTCCCTGTACAGCCAAGTCAGCCGTTTGGCCCCGCTGAGCAGCAGCCGCAGCCGCTTTCATGCCTTCATCTTGGGCCTCCTCAA CACCAAGCAGTTGGAGCTGTGGTTTTCCAGTCTCCAGGAAGATGCAG GCCTGTTGTCCCTTCTGTATCTGCCCACGGGATTTTTCTCCCTGGCGCGGGGTGGCTGCCCATCCCTGTCCACAGAGTTGCTGCTCCTGCTACAGCCATTGTCGGTGCTCACCTTCCACCTGGACCTGCTCTTTgagcaccaccaccacctgccccTGGGCCAGCCTCAGGCCCCTGCCCCTCCAGGCCCGCCTCCAGCCCTGCAGCAGACTGTACAAGCCATGCTGCACTGGGGGGGCCGGCTGGCCCAGAGTCTCCGGGGCACTTCTGGGGAGGGAGCTCCCAACCCTTCACCCCCTCCAAGTCCTCCCACACCAGTCAGCTGGTGGGAGCAGCTGACCCAGGCCTCCCGGGTCTATGCCTCTGGGGGTACTGAGGGCTTCCCTCTTCCTCGGTGGGGACCCAGGCGGCAAGGACCTGCAGCTGAGGGTACACAGGAAAGACCTCTGCCTGCAGAGGAAGTGGCACCAGGCAGAAGTGTGTGGCTTGGGAGACTGTTTGGCGTGCCTGGGGTCCCCACAGAAACTGAGAATGGAGCCTTAAAATCCAG GAGACCATCCAGTTGGCTGCCCCCAACAGTGAGTGTGTTGGCTCTTGTGAAGCGGGGGGCACCTGTAGAGACTCCTTCTCCAGAGGAGCTTGTGGCCTCAGTGCCCAGCATGGCACAGGCCCACAG GGCAGTTCGGGCTCTCTGTGACCACACTGCTGCAGGACCTGACCAGCTAAGCTTTCGGCGTGGAGAAGTGCTGCGTGTCATCGCCACAGTGGATGAGGACTGGCTCCGCTGTGGGCGGGATGGCACGGAAGGGTTGGTGCCGGTGGGATATACCTCCCTTGTTCTCTAG
- the Rusc1 gene encoding AP-4 complex accessory subunit RUSC1 isoform X1 has translation MLSPQRALLCNLNHIHLQHVSLGLHLSRRPELREGPLSTPPPPGDTGGKESRGPCGGTLVDANSNSPAVPCRCCQEHGPNLENRLDPSQEEEGAASPSDPGCSSSLSSCSDLSPDESPVSVYSRDLPGDEDAHPQPSIVPLEQGSPLASAGPGACSPDSFCCSPDSCSGASSPPGPGLDSNCNALTTCQDLPSSSLEEEEESGEQDLPTSELSEAEDGKIDAGKTEPSWKINPIWKIDTEKTEVGWKITDNNNSDWKTSGSPNSNWKAEPGKLDPCWHTSTGIADSGSKADAGKTDGGWRSDVSEEPVPHRTITSFHELAQKRKRGPGLPLTPQAKKDRSDWLIVFSPDTELPPTGSLGGSSAPPREVTTFKELRSRSRAPPPPVPPRDPPAGWALVPPRPPPPPVPPRRKKNRPGLQPIAEGQLEEGRAVSPAAGEEAPTPKEPEQPGAPAGLEAGPLVLPRPLVFRFSADGRPLLEGGGAGAAGSLLLAPLAEWPGTGLRLLGAPSPPAEQLLPVRLSPVGAYSPPTRGALPCLASPELALLLSPLFPRSSTFPAAAPPPRQVPAPSLPPPPRPPKASRWTRSPPPPPRLLRSSWSFAGVPGAQRLWMAEAQSGTGQLQEQKKGLLIAVSASVDKIISHFGAARNLVQKAQLGDSRLSPDVGHLVLTTLCPALHALVADGLKPFRKDLITGQRRSSPWSVVEASVKPGSSSSLGSLYSQVSRLAPLSSSRSRFHAFILGLLNTKQLELWFSSLQEDAGLLSLLYLPTGFFSLARGGCPSLSTELLLLLQPLSVLTFHLDLLFEHHHHLPLGQPQAPAPPGPPPALQQTVQAMLHWGGRLAQSLRGTSGEGAPNPSPPPSPPTPVSWWEQLTQASRVYASGGTEGFPLPRWGPRRQGPAAEGTQERPLPAEEVAPGRSVWLGRLFGVPGVPTETENGALKSRRPSSWLPPTVSVLALVKRGAPVETPSPEELVASVPSMAQAHRAVRALCDHTAAGPDQLSFRRGEVLRVIATVDEDWLRCGRDGTEGLVPVGYTSLVL, from the exons ATGCTGTCCCCTCAGAGGGCTTTACTCTGCAATCTCAACCACATCCACCTCCAGCACGTCTCCCTGGGCCTGCACTTGTCTCGCCGTCCGGAGCTACGGGAGGGGCCTTTAAGCACGCCCCCTCCCCCAGGAGACACCGGGGGCAAGGAGAGCAGGGGCCCCTGCGGAGGGACCCTCGTGGATGCCAACTCCAACAGCCCAGCGGTGCCCTGCCGATGCTGCCAGGAGCATGGACCAAACCTAGAAAACCGGCTGGACCCAtctcaggaggaggaaggggctgccTCTCCCTCAGACCCGGGCTGCTCCTCCTCTCTCAGCTCCTGCTCAGATCTGAGCCCCGATGAGTCCCCCGTTTCCGTCTACTCGCGGGACCTGCCTGGTGATGAGGATGCCCACCCTCAGCCCAGTATCGTCCCCTTGGAGCAGGGGTCCCCACTGGCTTCAGCAGGCCCTGGAGCCTGCTCCCCGGACAGCTTCTGCTGCTCTCCTGATTCCTGTTCCGGAGCCTCCTCCCCGCCCGGCCCTGGCCTGGACTCCAACTGCAACGCCCTGACCACCTGCCAGGACCTCCCTTCCTccagcctggaggaggaggaagagagtgGGGAGCAGGACCTCCCCACCTCTGAGCTCTCGGAGGCGGAGGATGGGAAAATCGACGCTGGGAAAACGGAGCCCAGTTGGAAAATCAACCCCATTTGGAAAATCGACACAGAGAAAACGGAAGTCGGATGGAAAATCACTGATAACAATAACTCCGACTGGAAAACCAGCGGAAGCCCTAACTCTAACTGGAAAGCTGAACCCGGAAAACTCGACCCCTGTTGGCACACCAGCACAGGAATAGCTGATTCTGGCTCCAAAGCAGATGCAGGGAAAACTGATGGGGGATGGAGAAGTGACGTCAGCGAGGAGCCAGTGCCCCACCGGACAATCACGTCCTTCCACGAGCTCGCCCAGAAGCGCAAGCGGGGCCCGGGGCTGCCCCTCACACCGCAGGCTAAGAAAGACCGCAGCGACTGGCTCATAGTCTTCTCGCCGGACACCGAACTCCCACCGACCGGGTCGCTGGGTGGCTCCTCGGCACCTCCCCGAGAAGTCACCACCTTCAAGGAACTCCGCTCCAGAAGccgcgccccgcccccgccgGTCCCGCCTCGAGACCCCCCGGCTGGCTGGGCCTTGGTCCCGCCCCGCCCGCCGCCCCCACCCGTGCCTCCCCGGCGGAAGAAGAACCGACCCGGGCTGCAGCCCATAGCGGAGGGGCAGCTCGAGGAAGGCAGGGCGGTCAGCCCGGCGGCTGGTGAGGAGGCCCCCACCCCGAAGGAGCCGGAGCAGCCCGGAGCCCCAGCGGGCCTCGAGG CCGGTCCCCTGGTGCTCCCTCGGCCCCTGGTTTTTCGGTTCTCGGCCGACGGGCGCCCCCTGTTGGAGGGTGGGGGTGCCGGCGCAGCTGGGTCCCTGCTCCTGGCGCCCCTGGCCGAGTGGCCCGGCACCGGGCTGCGGCTGCTGGGGGCGCCAAGTCCCCCAGCGGAGCAGCTGCTGCCTGTCCGCCTGTCCCCAGTGGGAGCCTATTCGCCTCCGACTCGGGGGGCCCTGCCCTGCCTGGCCAGCCCCGAGCTGGCACTGCTGCTGTCCCCGCTCTTTCCCAGAAGTAGCACCTTTCCCGCCGCGGCTCCCCCGCCCCGCCAGGTACCCGCCCCTTCGCTGCCACCACCACCTCGTCCGCCGAAGGCCTCTCGCTGGACCAGAAGCCCACCGCCTCCGCCCAGGCTAC TTCGTAGTTCCTGGTCGTTCGCGGGTGTTCCTGGGGCCCAGCGGCTGTGGATGGCAGAAGCCCAGAGTGGGACTGGGCAGCTGCAGGAGCAGAAAAAAG GTCTCCTGATAGCTGTCAGTGCCTCAGTGGATAAAATCATCTCGCACTTCGGGGCTGCCCGGAACCTGGTTCAGAAG GCCCAGTTGGGGGATAGCAGGTTGAGCCCGGATGTGGGGCACCTGGTGCTGACCACCCTCTGCCCAGCCCTGCACGCCCTGGTGGCAGACGGGCTAAAGCCTTTCCGGAAAGACCTTATCACCGGGCAGCGCAGAAGCAGTCCCTGGAGTGTAGTGGAGGCATCTGTGAAGCCAG GCTCCAGCAGTTCCCTGGGGTCCCTGTACAGCCAAGTCAGCCGTTTGGCCCCGCTGAGCAGCAGCCGCAGCCGCTTTCATGCCTTCATCTTGGGCCTCCTCAA CACCAAGCAGTTGGAGCTGTGGTTTTCCAGTCTCCAGGAAGATGCAG GCCTGTTGTCCCTTCTGTATCTGCCCACGGGATTTTTCTCCCTGGCGCGGGGTGGCTGCCCATCCCTGTCCACAGAGTTGCTGCTCCTGCTACAGCCATTGTCGGTGCTCACCTTCCACCTGGACCTGCTCTTTgagcaccaccaccacctgccccTGGGCCAGCCTCAGGCCCCTGCCCCTCCAGGCCCGCCTCCAGCCCTGCAGCAGACTGTACAAGCCATGCTGCACTGGGGGGGCCGGCTGGCCCAGAGTCTCCGGGGCACTTCTGGGGAGGGAGCTCCCAACCCTTCACCCCCTCCAAGTCCTCCCACACCAGTCAGCTGGTGGGAGCAGCTGACCCAGGCCTCCCGGGTCTATGCCTCTGGGGGTACTGAGGGCTTCCCTCTTCCTCGGTGGGGACCCAGGCGGCAAGGACCTGCAGCTGAGGGTACACAGGAAAGACCTCTGCCTGCAGAGGAAGTGGCACCAGGCAGAAGTGTGTGGCTTGGGAGACTGTTTGGCGTGCCTGGGGTCCCCACAGAAACTGAGAATGGAGCCTTAAAATCCAG GAGACCATCCAGTTGGCTGCCCCCAACAGTGAGTGTGTTGGCTCTTGTGAAGCGGGGGGCACCTGTAGAGACTCCTTCTCCAGAGGAGCTTGTGGCCTCAGTGCCCAGCATGGCACAGGCCCACAG GGCAGTTCGGGCTCTCTGTGACCACACTGCTGCAGGACCTGACCAGCTAAGCTTTCGGCGTGGAGAAGTGCTGCGTGTCATCGCCACAGTGGATGAGGACTGGCTCCGCTGTGGGCGGGATGGCACGGAAGGGTTGGTGCCGGTGGGATATACCTCCCTTGTTCTCTAG
- the Rusc1 gene encoding AP-4 complex accessory subunit RUSC1 isoform X2 produces the protein MLSPQRALLCNLNHIHLQHVSLGLHLSRRPELREGPLSTPPPPGDTGGKESRGPCGGTLVDANSNSPAVPCRCCQEHGPNLENRLDPSQEEEGAASPSDPGCSSSLSSCSDLSPDESPVSVYSRDLPGDEDAHPQPSIVPLEQGSPLASAGPGACSPDSFCCSPDSCSGASSPPGPGLDSNCNALTTCQDLPSSSLEEEEESGEQDLPTSELSEAEDGKIDAGKTEPSWKINPIWKIDTEKTEVGWKITDNNNSDWKTSGSPNSNWKAEPGKLDPCWHTSTGIADSGSKADAGKTDGGWRSDVSEEPVPHRTITSFHELAQKRKRGPGLPLTPQAKKDRSDWLIVFSPDTELPPTGSLGGSSAPPREVTTFKELRSRSRAPPPPVPPRDPPAGWALVPPRPPPPPVPPRRKKNRPGLQPIAEGQLEEGRAVSPAAGEEAPTPKEPEQPGAPAGLEVRSSWSFAGVPGAQRLWMAEAQSGTGQLQEQKKGLLIAVSASVDKIISHFGAARNLVQKAQLGDSRLSPDVGHLVLTTLCPALHALVADGLKPFRKDLITGQRRSSPWSVVEASVKPGSSSSLGSLYSQVSRLAPLSSSRSRFHAFILGLLNTKQLELWFSSLQEDAGLLSLLYLPTGFFSLARGGCPSLSTELLLLLQPLSVLTFHLDLLFEHHHHLPLGQPQAPAPPGPPPALQQTVQAMLHWGGRLAQSLRGTSGEGAPNPSPPPSPPTPVSWWEQLTQASRVYASGGTEGFPLPRWGPRRQGPAAEGTQERPLPAEEVAPGRSVWLGRLFGVPGVPTETENGALKSRRPSSWLPPTVSVLALVKRGAPVETPSPEELVASVPSMAQAHRAVRALCDHTAAGPDQLSFRRGEVLRVIATVDEDWLRCGRDGTEGLVPVGYTSLVL, from the exons ATGCTGTCCCCTCAGAGGGCTTTACTCTGCAATCTCAACCACATCCACCTCCAGCACGTCTCCCTGGGCCTGCACTTGTCTCGCCGTCCGGAGCTACGGGAGGGGCCTTTAAGCACGCCCCCTCCCCCAGGAGACACCGGGGGCAAGGAGAGCAGGGGCCCCTGCGGAGGGACCCTCGTGGATGCCAACTCCAACAGCCCAGCGGTGCCCTGCCGATGCTGCCAGGAGCATGGACCAAACCTAGAAAACCGGCTGGACCCAtctcaggaggaggaaggggctgccTCTCCCTCAGACCCGGGCTGCTCCTCCTCTCTCAGCTCCTGCTCAGATCTGAGCCCCGATGAGTCCCCCGTTTCCGTCTACTCGCGGGACCTGCCTGGTGATGAGGATGCCCACCCTCAGCCCAGTATCGTCCCCTTGGAGCAGGGGTCCCCACTGGCTTCAGCAGGCCCTGGAGCCTGCTCCCCGGACAGCTTCTGCTGCTCTCCTGATTCCTGTTCCGGAGCCTCCTCCCCGCCCGGCCCTGGCCTGGACTCCAACTGCAACGCCCTGACCACCTGCCAGGACCTCCCTTCCTccagcctggaggaggaggaagagagtgGGGAGCAGGACCTCCCCACCTCTGAGCTCTCGGAGGCGGAGGATGGGAAAATCGACGCTGGGAAAACGGAGCCCAGTTGGAAAATCAACCCCATTTGGAAAATCGACACAGAGAAAACGGAAGTCGGATGGAAAATCACTGATAACAATAACTCCGACTGGAAAACCAGCGGAAGCCCTAACTCTAACTGGAAAGCTGAACCCGGAAAACTCGACCCCTGTTGGCACACCAGCACAGGAATAGCTGATTCTGGCTCCAAAGCAGATGCAGGGAAAACTGATGGGGGATGGAGAAGTGACGTCAGCGAGGAGCCAGTGCCCCACCGGACAATCACGTCCTTCCACGAGCTCGCCCAGAAGCGCAAGCGGGGCCCGGGGCTGCCCCTCACACCGCAGGCTAAGAAAGACCGCAGCGACTGGCTCATAGTCTTCTCGCCGGACACCGAACTCCCACCGACCGGGTCGCTGGGTGGCTCCTCGGCACCTCCCCGAGAAGTCACCACCTTCAAGGAACTCCGCTCCAGAAGccgcgccccgcccccgccgGTCCCGCCTCGAGACCCCCCGGCTGGCTGGGCCTTGGTCCCGCCCCGCCCGCCGCCCCCACCCGTGCCTCCCCGGCGGAAGAAGAACCGACCCGGGCTGCAGCCCATAGCGGAGGGGCAGCTCGAGGAAGGCAGGGCGGTCAGCCCGGCGGCTGGTGAGGAGGCCCCCACCCCGAAGGAGCCGGAGCAGCCCGGAGCCCCAGCGGGCCTCGAGG TTCGTAGTTCCTGGTCGTTCGCGGGTGTTCCTGGGGCCCAGCGGCTGTGGATGGCAGAAGCCCAGAGTGGGACTGGGCAGCTGCAGGAGCAGAAAAAAG GTCTCCTGATAGCTGTCAGTGCCTCAGTGGATAAAATCATCTCGCACTTCGGGGCTGCCCGGAACCTGGTTCAGAAG GCCCAGTTGGGGGATAGCAGGTTGAGCCCGGATGTGGGGCACCTGGTGCTGACCACCCTCTGCCCAGCCCTGCACGCCCTGGTGGCAGACGGGCTAAAGCCTTTCCGGAAAGACCTTATCACCGGGCAGCGCAGAAGCAGTCCCTGGAGTGTAGTGGAGGCATCTGTGAAGCCAG GCTCCAGCAGTTCCCTGGGGTCCCTGTACAGCCAAGTCAGCCGTTTGGCCCCGCTGAGCAGCAGCCGCAGCCGCTTTCATGCCTTCATCTTGGGCCTCCTCAA CACCAAGCAGTTGGAGCTGTGGTTTTCCAGTCTCCAGGAAGATGCAG GCCTGTTGTCCCTTCTGTATCTGCCCACGGGATTTTTCTCCCTGGCGCGGGGTGGCTGCCCATCCCTGTCCACAGAGTTGCTGCTCCTGCTACAGCCATTGTCGGTGCTCACCTTCCACCTGGACCTGCTCTTTgagcaccaccaccacctgccccTGGGCCAGCCTCAGGCCCCTGCCCCTCCAGGCCCGCCTCCAGCCCTGCAGCAGACTGTACAAGCCATGCTGCACTGGGGGGGCCGGCTGGCCCAGAGTCTCCGGGGCACTTCTGGGGAGGGAGCTCCCAACCCTTCACCCCCTCCAAGTCCTCCCACACCAGTCAGCTGGTGGGAGCAGCTGACCCAGGCCTCCCGGGTCTATGCCTCTGGGGGTACTGAGGGCTTCCCTCTTCCTCGGTGGGGACCCAGGCGGCAAGGACCTGCAGCTGAGGGTACACAGGAAAGACCTCTGCCTGCAGAGGAAGTGGCACCAGGCAGAAGTGTGTGGCTTGGGAGACTGTTTGGCGTGCCTGGGGTCCCCACAGAAACTGAGAATGGAGCCTTAAAATCCAG GAGACCATCCAGTTGGCTGCCCCCAACAGTGAGTGTGTTGGCTCTTGTGAAGCGGGGGGCACCTGTAGAGACTCCTTCTCCAGAGGAGCTTGTGGCCTCAGTGCCCAGCATGGCACAGGCCCACAG GGCAGTTCGGGCTCTCTGTGACCACACTGCTGCAGGACCTGACCAGCTAAGCTTTCGGCGTGGAGAAGTGCTGCGTGTCATCGCCACAGTGGATGAGGACTGGCTCCGCTGTGGGCGGGATGGCACGGAAGGGTTGGTGCCGGTGGGATATACCTCCCTTGTTCTCTAG
- the Fdps gene encoding farnesyl pyrophosphate synthase isoform X2 yields MNGDQKSDGYAQEKQDFIQHFSQIVKVLTEDEMGHPETGDAIARLKEVLEYNAIGGKYNRGLTVVVAFRELVDPRKQDADSLQRALTVGWCVELLQAFFLVSDDIMDASLTRRGQLCWYQKPGIGLDAINDCLLLEACIYRLLKFYCRDQPYYLNLIELFLQSSYQTEIGQTLDLITAPQGNVDLGRYTEKRYKSIVKYKTAFYSFYLPIAAAMYMAGIDGEKEHANAKKILMQMGEFFQIQDDYLDLFGDPSVTGKVGTDIQDNKCSWLVVQCLQRATPEQRQILQDNYGQKDAKKVAQVRALYEEMNLPAVFSKYEEDSYIHLMSLIEQCAAPLPPTIFLGLANKIYKRKK; encoded by the exons ATGAACGGAGACCAGAAATCAGATGGTTATGCTCAGGAAAAGCAGGATTTCATCCAGCACTTCTCCCAGATAGTCAAGGTGCTGACTGAAGATGAGATGGGGCACCCAGAGACAGGAGATGCTATTGCTCGACTCAAGGAG GTCCTGGAATATAATGCCATTGGAGGCAAGTACAACCGGGGTTTGACGGTGGTGGTAGCATTCCGGGAGCTGGTGGATCCAAGAAAACAGGATGCTGATAGTCTCCAGAGGGCCCTGACAGTGGGCTGGTGTGTGGAACTG CTTCAAGCTTTCTTCCTGGTGTCAGATGACATCATGGATGCATCCCTTACCCGCCGGGGACAGCTCTGCTGGTATCAGAAG CCAGGCATAGGTTTGGATGCCATCAATGACTGTCTGCTTCTGGAAGCATGTATCTACCGACTGCTGAAGTTCTACTGCCGGGATCAGCCCTACTATTTGAACTTGATTGAGCTATTCCTGCAG AGTTCCTATCAGACGGAGATTGGGCAGACCCTGGACCTCATCACAGCCCCCCAGGGCAATGTGGATCTTGGCAGATACACTGAAAAGAG GTACAAATCCATTGTCAAGTACAAGACAGCTTTCTACTCCTTCTACCTGCCTATCGCTGCTGCCATGTACATG GCAGGCATTGATGGGGAGAAGGAACATGCTAATGCCAAGAAGATCCTGATGCAGATGGGAGAGTTCTTCCAGATTCAG GATGATTACCTTGACCTCTTTGGCGACCCCAGTGTGACGGGAAAAGTTGGCACTGACATCCAGGACAACAAGTGCAGCTGGCTGGTGGTTCAGTGTCTGCAACGGGCCACTCCAGAACAGCGCCAGATCTTGCAG GACAATTATGGGCAGAAGGACGCCAAGAAGGTGGCCCAGGTGAGGGCACTGTACGAGGAGATGAATCTACCAGCTGTTTTCTCCAAGTATGAAGAAGACAGTTACATCCACCTTATGAGTCTCATTGAGCAGTGTGCTGCGCCTCTGCCCCCCACCATCTTCCTGGGGCTGGCCAACAAGATCTACAAGCGGAAAAAGTGA
- the Fdps gene encoding farnesyl pyrophosphate synthase isoform X1, translating to MPLSRWLRSVGVFLLPAPCWAPRERFLGYLRRPSLVHGCPVLGAWHSARCWCQVWTEEPRALCSSLRMNGDQKSDGYAQEKQDFIQHFSQIVKVLTEDEMGHPETGDAIARLKEVLEYNAIGGKYNRGLTVVVAFRELVDPRKQDADSLQRALTVGWCVELLQAFFLVSDDIMDASLTRRGQLCWYQKPGIGLDAINDCLLLEACIYRLLKFYCRDQPYYLNLIELFLQSSYQTEIGQTLDLITAPQGNVDLGRYTEKRYKSIVKYKTAFYSFYLPIAAAMYMAGIDGEKEHANAKKILMQMGEFFQIQDDYLDLFGDPSVTGKVGTDIQDNKCSWLVVQCLQRATPEQRQILQDNYGQKDAKKVAQVRALYEEMNLPAVFSKYEEDSYIHLMSLIEQCAAPLPPTIFLGLANKIYKRKK from the exons ATGCCCCTGTCCCGCTGGCTGAGATCTGTGGGGGTCTTCCTGCTGCCAGCCCCCTGCTGGGCGCCTAGGGAGAGGTTTCTGGGTTACCTACGGCGGCCCTCCCTGGTGCACGGGTGCCCAGTCCTGGGGGCCTGGCACAGTGCCCGCTGCTGGTGCCAAGTGTGGACAGAGGAGCCTCG AGCACTTTGCTCCTCTCTCAGAATGAACGGAGACCAGAAATCAGATGGTTATGCTCAGGAAAAGCAGGATTTCATCCAGCACTTCTCCCAGATAGTCAAGGTGCTGACTGAAGATGAGATGGGGCACCCAGAGACAGGAGATGCTATTGCTCGACTCAAGGAG GTCCTGGAATATAATGCCATTGGAGGCAAGTACAACCGGGGTTTGACGGTGGTGGTAGCATTCCGGGAGCTGGTGGATCCAAGAAAACAGGATGCTGATAGTCTCCAGAGGGCCCTGACAGTGGGCTGGTGTGTGGAACTG CTTCAAGCTTTCTTCCTGGTGTCAGATGACATCATGGATGCATCCCTTACCCGCCGGGGACAGCTCTGCTGGTATCAGAAG CCAGGCATAGGTTTGGATGCCATCAATGACTGTCTGCTTCTGGAAGCATGTATCTACCGACTGCTGAAGTTCTACTGCCGGGATCAGCCCTACTATTTGAACTTGATTGAGCTATTCCTGCAG AGTTCCTATCAGACGGAGATTGGGCAGACCCTGGACCTCATCACAGCCCCCCAGGGCAATGTGGATCTTGGCAGATACACTGAAAAGAG GTACAAATCCATTGTCAAGTACAAGACAGCTTTCTACTCCTTCTACCTGCCTATCGCTGCTGCCATGTACATG GCAGGCATTGATGGGGAGAAGGAACATGCTAATGCCAAGAAGATCCTGATGCAGATGGGAGAGTTCTTCCAGATTCAG GATGATTACCTTGACCTCTTTGGCGACCCCAGTGTGACGGGAAAAGTTGGCACTGACATCCAGGACAACAAGTGCAGCTGGCTGGTGGTTCAGTGTCTGCAACGGGCCACTCCAGAACAGCGCCAGATCTTGCAG GACAATTATGGGCAGAAGGACGCCAAGAAGGTGGCCCAGGTGAGGGCACTGTACGAGGAGATGAATCTACCAGCTGTTTTCTCCAAGTATGAAGAAGACAGTTACATCCACCTTATGAGTCTCATTGAGCAGTGTGCTGCGCCTCTGCCCCCCACCATCTTCCTGGGGCTGGCCAACAAGATCTACAAGCGGAAAAAGTGA